The nucleotide sequence ACGAGGGTGAACGGCGACAGGTCGAGCGGGATGCTCGTCGCGCCGGCGCCCTTGCCGACCATGATGTCGATGCGGAAGTCCTCCATCGCGAGATAGAGCATCTCCTCCGCGGAGCGCGCCATGCGGTGCACCTCGTCGATGAAGAGCACTTCGCCAGGCGTGAGGCTCGACAGCAGCGCGGCGAGATCGCCCGCGTGCTGGATCGCAGGGCCGCTGGACAGCCGAAGCGGGCGTCCGCTCTCGTAGGCGACGATCATCGCGAGCGTGGTCTTGCCGAGGCCCGGGGGCCCCGAGAGAAGGATGTGGTCGGCGGGGCGCTGCTGGATGCGCGCCGCATCGAGAAGCAGCTGCATCTGACCGCGCACCTTCTGCTGCCCGACGAATTCGGCGAGCGACGTGGGGCGCAACGCGCCCTCGATCGCAAGCTCGGTCTCGTCGACGGGTTCTTCCGCTTCGCGCACGTCACCCACTCACGGTCTCCTTCCGGGCGGGGCCGAGGGTGGCGAGCGTGAGGCGCAGGAGCGCCGACACCGACGATCGGTCGGAGTCGGGCGCGTCGGCGGCGACGTTCTCGACGGCTTCGACCGCCACGCGCTCGGACCAGCCGAGGCCGACGAGGGCCTGCACGACCTGTGCCGGGATCGCTGCGGAGGTGGCGGCATCCGTTCCCGCCGGACCGGTCGGACGCGTCATCGCGATCTTGCCCGCGAGCTGCACCACGATGAGCTTCGCCGTCTTGGGGCCGATGCCGGATACTCGGCGGAAGGGGGCGTCGTCGTCGCCGGACACGGCATCGGCGATCTGCGGGACGGTGAGAGTCGCGAGCACGCCGAGTGCGGACTTGGGTCCGACGCCGGTGACGCCGAGCAGCTGGCCGAAGACGGCGAGCTCCTCGCGCGACTCGAAGCCGAACAGCGAGAACGCGTCCTCGCGGACGATGAGCGACGTGTGGAGGGTCACGGTGTCGCCCAGCTGAGTGGTGCGCGCGACCTGCGGCGTCACGGCGACGTGGAGGCCGACCCCCCCGACCTCGACGACGATCGCATCCGTTTCGACGTGCACAGCCGTGCCGCGGACTGAGGAGATCATGCGTCGAGCCTACGGGGCGGTTCGGACGTTTGTTCGAGCGACACGCACGGCGCCGCAGGCGATCATCGTCGGGCGAGCCGCTCCGCGTCGACCCACGCGCGCTGCGCCGGGGTCAGCGGCCCGGAGGCCGCGGACTGCGCGGGAGCACCGCGCCAGGCGTGGCAGAGGGCCAGGGCAAGGGCGTCCGCGGCATCGGCGGGCTTCGGGAGCTCCTCCAGCCTCAGGACGCGCGCCACCATGGTCTGGACCTGGCGCTTGTCGGCGTTTCCGTACCCTGTGATCGCGGCCTTCACCTCGGACGGGGTGTGCGTGGCGGCGGTGATGCCCCTCTCGCCCGCCACGAGCAGCGCGATGCCGCTGGCCTGCGCGGTGCCCATCACCGTCGCGCGGTTGTGCTGCGCGAAGACCCGTTCCACGGCGACGACGTCGGGATCATGCGCGTCGAGCACGGCGCGCAGGCCCCGCGCGATCAGTGCGAGCCGCTCCTCGATCGGTGTTCCGGGATCGGTCCGCACGACTCCCACGTGCACGAGGGCGGCCGAGCGGTCGGGCGCGACGTCGACGACGCCGACACCGCAGCGCGTCAGGCCCGGATCGATTCCGAGCACGCGCAGTCGACCGCGGGAGGATGCCACTCCCCCACGCTAAGCGAGGAAGACGGATGCTGCGGCCAGGCGCGCCTGGGTGCAGCATCCGTTCCTGTCATCAGTCCTCGTCGTTCTCGAGCTCAGCCTGAACCTCGACGGTGAGGTCGAAGTTGCTGTAGACGTTCTGGACGTCGTCGCTGTCCTCGAGGGCGTCGATGAGGCGGAAGACCTTGCGGGCGGTGTCGGCGTCGACCTCGACCTTGAGGTTGGGGACGAACTCGACGTCGGCCGACTCGTACTCGATGCCGGCGTCCTGCAGAGCGGAGCGCACGGTCACGAGATCGGTGGCCTCGGTGATGACCTCGAAGCCCTGCGCGTGCGGCTCGACCTCTTCGGCGCCGGCCTCGAGCACGGCGAGCATCACGTCGTCCTCGCTGGTGCCCTCGCCACCGACGACGATGACGCCCTTGCGGGTGAAGTTGTACGCGACGCTGCCCGGATCGGCGAGCGTGCCGCCGTTGCGGGTGAGCGCGGTGCGCACCTCGGCCGCGGCGCGGTTCTTGTTGTCGGTCAGACACTCGATCATGAGGGCCACGCCGTTGGGGCCGTACCCCTCGTACATGATCGAGGCGTACTCGACCGACTCGCCGCCGATGCCGGCGCCGCGCTTGATCGCGCGATCGATGTTGTCCTTCGGGACCGACGTCTTCTTCGCCTTGAGCACGGCGTCGAACAGGGTCGGGTTGCCCTGCAGGTCGGGTCCGCCGAGCTTGGCGGCCACTTCGATGTTCTTGATGAGCTTGGCCCATGACTTCGCACGGCGCGCGTCGATGACGGCCTTCTTGTGCTTGGTCGTCGCCCACTTGGAATGCCCGGACATGGTCCTCCTGAATTCACGCTCGTCGGGTGCGGGCGTGTGAACGCCTCGCCCGACGGACTAGTTTATCCCCGCGCTACAGCGCGAACTCGAAGCCGAACCGCGACGACAGCAGCGCCACGAGGTCGCGTGGAACCTTCGTGAGGTACGCGGGGGCCGGTGCGAGCGTCTCGGCCGACCCGATGAAGGGGAAGTAGACGGGTCCCGCGGTGAGCTCCTCCACCCGGTCGCGCACCGTGACGATCTCGCTGCCGACGCGGCGCAGGCTCGGCAGAGTGATCGGCGAGGCGAGACGCAGGGTGTCGCTGATCGGCATGCGCCAGTGCGGCAGGTCGTCGCCACGGCGCTCGCGGGTCTCCTCGCCCAGCGGGCCGAGCACGCGGCCCCACGCGGCTATGCCGGGCACGGGCAAGGTGCGGTCCCAGACGAACAGCGTGTCGCCGGGCTCGGTGAACCCGACGAGCTCGTGGGACCATTCGAACCGGCGTTCGTCCTGGGCCTTGGGTGCCGAGAGGGCGTCGCCGACGACACCGCGCGACGGGGCGATCATCCAGTAGCGCTCCTCGGGGTGCTCGCGCCACCAGTCGTTGATCGTCATGATTCAGAATCTACCCCGACGTATCGTGCCTGCCCCGTTACCGGCCCCGCTCGCGGACCAGGTCGAGGAACAGCGCGTGGAAGCGGTGCTCGCCCGTCACCTCGGGATGGAAAGAGGTACCGAGGAGCGAGCCCTGCCGGACGGCGACCACGCGCCCGTCGTCGAGGCTCGCGAGACGTTCGACGCCGTCGCCCGCCTCCTCGACGAGAGGTGCGCGGATGAACACCGCGTGCACGGGCGGCTCGCCGAGCGCCGGGATGTCGAGGTCGACCTCGAACGAGTCCACCTGGCTTCCGAACGCGTTGCGGCGCACCGTGACATCGAGCCCGCCGAAGGTCTGCTGACCCTCGATGCCGTCGGTGATGCGGTCGGCGAGGAGGATGAGCCCGGCGCACGTCCCGTACATCGGCATGCCCGCGGCGATCGCCTCGCGGACGGGCTCGCGCATGCCGAAGGCACGAGAGAGCTTGTCGATGACGCTGGACTCGCCACCGGGAAGCACGAGTCCGTCCACGCCTTCCAACTCCTCGGGACGGCGGACTTTGATCGCCTCGGCGCCGAGGTCCGTGAGCACGCGCACGTGCTCACGGACATCTCCCTGCAGTGCCAGGACGCCGACGCGCGGCGGTGGCGTCACCAGCCGCGCTCGGCGAGGCGGTGGGGCGCGGGCAGGTCGGCGACGTTGATGCCGACCATGGCCTCGCCGAGGCCGCGCGACACGTCAGCGATCACCTGGGGGTCGTCGTAGAACGTCGTGGCCTTCACGATGGCGGCCGCGCGCTGGGCGGGGTTGCCGGACTTGAAGATGCCCGAGCCGACGAACACGCCGTCGGCACCCATCTGCATCATCATCGCGGCGTCCGCGGGTGTGGCGACGCCGCCCGCGACGAACAGAACGACAGGCAGCTTGCCGGTCTCGGCGATCTCGGCGACGAGGTCGTACGGCGCCTGCAGCTCCTTCGCGGCGACGTAGAGCTCGTCCTTCGTCATCGAGCGCAGCACGTTGATCTCGCCCGTGATCTTGCGGATGTGCTTCGTAGCCTCCGAGACATCGCCGGTGCCCGCCTCGCCCTTCGAGCGGATCATCGCCGCGCCCTCGTTGATGCGGCGGAGCGCCTCGCCCAGGTTCGTGGCGCCGCACACGAACGGCACGGTGAAGTTCCACTTGTCGATGTGGTTCACGTAGTCGGCCGGCGACAGCACCTCGGACTCGTCGATGTAGTCGACGCCGAGCTCCTGCAGCACCTGCGCCTCGACGAAGTGGCCGATGCGCGCCTTCGCCATGACCGGGATCGAGACGGCCTCGATGATGCCGTCGATCATGTCCGGGTCGCTCATGCGCGAGACGCCGCCCTGCGCGCGGATGTCGGCGGGCACGCGCTCGAGGGCCATGACGGCGACCGCGCCGGCATCCTCGGCGATCTTCGCCTGGTCGGGGGTGACGACGTCCATGATGACGCCGCCCTTGAGCATCTCGGCGAGTCCGCGCTTGACGCGGTCGGTTCCCGTGTCGGCAGAGGTCACGAGCTTTCCCTTCGATCGGAGCGCGGATGCGCAACGGGTGAGGACAATGCGAGTATTGGCCTAGGCCAAAAGATAGCATGGGCTGGGCCCTGCACTCGGCGGGGCAGGACGTCATCCGAAGGACGGGCATGAATCTCGACATCAGCGGCCGATCCGCATCCGAGATCGCCGACAGCCTGCGCTCCCGCATCGAACGCGGCGACCTCCATCCCGGTGACATCCTGCCGCCCGTGCGCTCCCTCGCCGACGAACTCGGCGTGAACCGCAACACCGTGGTGGCGGCGTACCGCCAACTCACCCAGGCGGGTGTGATCGTGACGCGGGGCCGCGGCGGAACACGCGTCGCCGACCTCTCCCCCGTCGCCCAGGAGGGCTTCGCCGCGGGCAGCGTGCTGCGCGATGTCGGCACCGGCAATCCCGACCCCGAGCTGATCCCCGATCTCTCGGGAGCGCTCGCGGCGATGGCCGGCAGGCCGGTCCTCTACGGCGAACCGGTCATCGATCCGGGTCTCGAGCGCTGGGCGCTCCAGTGGATGCGCGACGGGCTCGCTCCTGCCGACGCCGACATGCGCCTCACGATCACGAGCGGCGCTGCGGACGCCGTCGAGCGGCTGCTCGCCCAGGCGCTCACGCGCGACGACGCCGTCGCACTCGAGGACCCGTGCTTCCTGACGAGCATCCACACCGTGCGGATCGGCGGCTACCGCCCCGTCCCCGTGCCGGTCGACGACGAGGGCATGACTGTCGAGGGACTGCGCGCCGCGCTCGAGCAGGGCGTCCGCGCAGTCGTCCACACGCCTCGTGCCCAGAACCCGACCGGCGCCAGCCTCTCCGCGCGCCGCGCCGAGGAGTTGCGCGACGTGCTCCGCGAGCACCCCTACGTGCTGGTGATCGAGGACGACCACTTCTCGCTCCTCTCGCGGCGGCCGTTCCACTCCCTCGTCGCCACCGGCCATCGCCGCTGGGCGCTCGTGAGGTCGGTGTCGAAGTTCCTCGGACCCGACATGTGCCTCGCGGTGACGGCATCCGATCCAGAGACCGCGGAACGGCTCGCCATGCGCCTCACCCCCGGCACCACGTGGGTGAGCCACCTGCTGCAGCGACTCGCCCACGCATTGGTGACGGAT is from Microbacterium sp. LWH3-1.2 and encodes:
- the ruvA gene encoding Holliday junction branch migration protein RuvA → MISSVRGTAVHVETDAIVVEVGGVGLHVAVTPQVARTTQLGDTVTLHTSLIVREDAFSLFGFESREELAVFGQLLGVTGVGPKSALGVLATLTVPQIADAVSGDDDAPFRRVSGIGPKTAKLIVVQLAGKIAMTRPTGPAGTDAATSAAIPAQVVQALVGLGWSERVAVEAVENVAADAPDSDRSSVSALLRLTLATLGPARKETVSG
- the ruvC gene encoding crossover junction endodeoxyribonuclease RuvC yields the protein MASSRGRLRVLGIDPGLTRCGVGVVDVAPDRSAALVHVGVVRTDPGTPIEERLALIARGLRAVLDAHDPDVVAVERVFAQHNRATVMGTAQASGIALLVAGERGITAATHTPSEVKAAITGYGNADKRQVQTMVARVLRLEELPKPADAADALALALCHAWRGAPAQSAASGPLTPAQRAWVDAERLARR
- a CDS encoding YebC/PmpR family DNA-binding transcriptional regulator; translation: MSGHSKWATTKHKKAVIDARRAKSWAKLIKNIEVAAKLGGPDLQGNPTLFDAVLKAKKTSVPKDNIDRAIKRGAGIGGESVEYASIMYEGYGPNGVALMIECLTDNKNRAAAEVRTALTRNGGTLADPGSVAYNFTRKGVIVVGGEGTSEDDVMLAVLEAGAEEVEPHAQGFEVITEATDLVTVRSALQDAGIEYESADVEFVPNLKVEVDADTARKVFRLIDALEDSDDVQNVYSNFDLTVEVQAELENDED
- the pdxT gene encoding pyridoxal 5'-phosphate synthase glutaminase subunit PdxT, with translation MVTPPPRVGVLALQGDVREHVRVLTDLGAEAIKVRRPEELEGVDGLVLPGGESSVIDKLSRAFGMREPVREAIAAGMPMYGTCAGLILLADRITDGIEGQQTFGGLDVTVRRNAFGSQVDSFEVDLDIPALGEPPVHAVFIRAPLVEEAGDGVERLASLDDGRVVAVRQGSLLGTSFHPEVTGEHRFHALFLDLVRERGR
- the pdxS gene encoding pyridoxal 5'-phosphate synthase lyase subunit PdxS; this translates as MTSADTGTDRVKRGLAEMLKGGVIMDVVTPDQAKIAEDAGAVAVMALERVPADIRAQGGVSRMSDPDMIDGIIEAVSIPVMAKARIGHFVEAQVLQELGVDYIDESEVLSPADYVNHIDKWNFTVPFVCGATNLGEALRRINEGAAMIRSKGEAGTGDVSEATKHIRKITGEINVLRSMTKDELYVAAKELQAPYDLVAEIAETGKLPVVLFVAGGVATPADAAMMMQMGADGVFVGSGIFKSGNPAQRAAAIVKATTFYDDPQVIADVSRGLGEAMVGINVADLPAPHRLAERGW
- a CDS encoding aminotransferase class I/II-fold pyridoxal phosphate-dependent enzyme, with protein sequence MNLDISGRSASEIADSLRSRIERGDLHPGDILPPVRSLADELGVNRNTVVAAYRQLTQAGVIVTRGRGGTRVADLSPVAQEGFAAGSVLRDVGTGNPDPELIPDLSGALAAMAGRPVLYGEPVIDPGLERWALQWMRDGLAPADADMRLTITSGAADAVERLLAQALTRDDAVALEDPCFLTSIHTVRIGGYRPVPVPVDDEGMTVEGLRAALEQGVRAVVHTPRAQNPTGASLSARRAEELRDVLREHPYVLVIEDDHFSLLSRRPFHSLVATGHRRWALVRSVSKFLGPDMCLAVTASDPETAERLAMRLTPGTTWVSHLLQRLAHALVTDAATMAAIERAGAHYAARNAAFVERLANEGVPADAGDGLNLWIPLPVPARAVSEQLMRRGWLARAGDDFALGGDGPSRRLRLTVHDLDDTDAERLAVDVAAAVRAAGGRLVTREVA